The Clostridia bacterium DNA window TATCTATAAAGCAGGAGCCTCATATTCTCGAATAATTAATTCTGAAAAATTTTTAATCCATAAATCCGCATTTTCTTTTATTTCCGTCCACTCATTACGGGAGTGCTGATCATAAACTCCCACTACTCTCATACCGGCCATTTTAGCACTTAAAACACCAGCCAAAATATCTTCAAAAACAATACATTCCTCTGGTTCTATTTCTAATTCCTGGGCACATTGCAAATAAATATCAGGGAAGTTTTTGTCTCTTTCCACATCCTCTCCAGTGGTGATCACCTCAAAATTATCTTTAATACCATTATTTTTTAAAACTGCCTTGGTTAAATTTCTATTATTACTAGTAGCTAAACCAATTTTTAAGTCTCGAGATTTTAAATAATTTAAATAATTTTTAACCCCAGGCTTCAAGGTAATTTTTCGTGCATATTCATCATAAACCATTTCATTCCATTCTGCCATGATTTCTTCGATAGATTCTGGAATCTGAAAATTTTCCTGAAAATAAATAGCCACATCTCGAAAATGTAAACTTTTAATTTCTTCAGCCAAATTTTCTGGTACAGGAATATCCCTTTTAGTTAAAAAATCCCGATCAACCTTTTCCCAAACCCCTACCGAATCAATTAAAACTCCATCCAAATCAAATATAATCCCTTTTACCTGCCAATTATTAAT harbors:
- a CDS encoding HAD family phosphatase, yielding MKCRVINNWQVKGIIFDLDGVLIDSVGVWEKVDRDFLTKRDIPVPENLAEEIKSLHFRDVAIYFQENFQIPESIEEIMAEWNEMVYDEYARKITLKPGVKNYLNYLKSRDLKIGLATSNNRNLTKAVLKNNGIKDNFEVITTGEDVERDKNFPDIYLQCAQELEIEPEECIVFEDILAGVLSAKMAGMRVVGVYDQHSRNEWTEIKENADLWIKNFSELIIREYEAPAL